A single genomic interval of Methanomassiliicoccus sp. harbors:
- a CDS encoding HAD-IB family phosphatase, giving the protein MDCDYGLVAFDMDGVLVDYTSSWTWVHEHFKVNNEASLIDYIEGRIDDMEFMRRDIQLWMALKEDVSVHDIDEILRPVPIIPGIKDTVSTLHHHGMRCVIVSGGLDMAARRIAKENGFDDHIANSLACDDRGRLTGEGVLNVELTNKRKALQRFQESFGVSEQRTVAIGNSFVDVSMFGASGLSIAFNPIDDEVQRNADVVLRSNDLSDVLPLILGR; this is encoded by the coding sequence ATGGATTGCGACTATGGGCTTGTGGCCTTCGACATGGATGGTGTCCTGGTCGATTACACCAGCTCCTGGACGTGGGTGCATGAGCACTTCAAGGTCAACAACGAGGCGTCCCTGATAGACTACATCGAGGGACGCATCGACGACATGGAGTTCATGCGTCGGGACATCCAGCTGTGGATGGCTCTGAAGGAGGACGTCAGCGTCCATGACATCGATGAGATCCTGAGGCCCGTCCCCATTATCCCGGGGATCAAGGACACGGTGAGCACTCTCCATCATCATGGAATGCGTTGTGTGATCGTCAGCGGGGGCCTGGACATGGCCGCAAGGCGAATAGCCAAGGAGAACGGCTTCGACGATCATATCGCTAACAGTCTGGCCTGTGATGACAGAGGTCGTCTGACGGGGGAGGGAGTGCTGAACGTGGAGCTGACCAACAAGAGAAAGGCCCTGCAGCGCTTCCAGGAGAGCTTCGGTGTGTCCGAGCAGCGCACCGTGGCAATCGGCAACAGCTTCGTGGACGTGTCCATGTTCGGTGCCTCCGGTCTTTCCATAGCCTTCAATCCCATCGACGACGAGGTGCAGAGGAACGCCGACGTTGTTCTACGTTCGAACGACCTGTCGGACGTGCTGCCCTTGATCTTAGGGCGCTAG
- a CDS encoding protein-L-isoaspartate(D-aspartate) O-methyltransferase yields MYEKERLEMVEKLERTGFVTSRQVLDVMRKVPRHEFIPRQLWPWAYVDNALPIGNGQTISAPHMVGYMLEVLDLHPGQKVLEIGTGSGYHAGLVAELVSPGGQVISLERIPDLGDQARKTLERLGYGEQVRVIIADGTEGLPLEAPFDRILVTAGGPGVPPPLKDQLKEGGILVIPVGGRTYQQLTVVKREGGKFEERALGLVTFVPLIGQHGHETS; encoded by the coding sequence ATGTACGAGAAAGAGCGTCTGGAGATGGTGGAGAAGCTGGAACGGACGGGGTTCGTCACCAGCCGCCAGGTCCTGGACGTAATGAGGAAGGTACCTCGGCATGAGTTCATACCTCGTCAGCTATGGCCGTGGGCCTATGTGGACAACGCTCTCCCCATCGGCAACGGCCAGACGATCTCGGCTCCGCACATGGTAGGCTACATGCTGGAGGTTCTGGACCTGCATCCCGGCCAGAAGGTCCTGGAGATCGGGACCGGCTCTGGATATCACGCCGGTCTGGTGGCGGAGCTCGTGTCCCCCGGGGGCCAGGTCATATCCCTGGAAAGGATACCCGATCTGGGCGACCAGGCCCGGAAGACCCTGGAACGGCTGGGGTACGGCGAACAGGTCAGGGTCATCATCGCCGACGGCACCGAGGGACTACCGCTGGAGGCACCCTTCGACCGCATACTGGTGACAGCGGGTGGTCCTGGTGTCCCCCCGCCGCTGAAGGACCAGCTGAAAGAGGGCGGCATTCTGGTGATACCGGTCGGCGGCAGGACATATCAGCAACTGACAGTTGTGAAAAGGGAGGGGGGCAAGTTCGAAGAGAGAGCTCTGGGGCTGGTGACCTTCGTCCCTCTCATCGGCCAGCATGGTCACGAGACCAGCTAG